Proteins encoded in a region of the bacterium genome:
- the hutU gene encoding urocanate hydratase codes for MQLPLQFPLSAPHGSTLHAKGWQQEAALRMLLNNLDPDVAERPEELIVYGGRGKAARNIPALNAIVKELLALENDQTLLVQSGKPVGVIQTHPDAPRVLIANSNLVPNWSTWSHFEELDRKGLMMYGQMTAGSWIYIGTQGILQGTFETFAALAKKHYGGTLSGKWVLTAGLGGMGGAQPLSVTMNGGVALCIEVDHSRIQRRLETKYLDETAPNLDFAISRIKMALMSNQAVSIGLLGNAADIIPELVKRDFVPDVVTDQTSAHDELNGYIPNHFTLEEALELRKSDPDTYRKEAFRAMAEHCEAIVALKDMGAIAFDYGNNLRAKAKEGGFIRAFEYPGFVPAYVRPLFCEGKGPFRWAALSGDPHDIAVTDEAIVELFPQNESLQRWMKLAKERVKFQGLPARICWLGYGERHLAGLKFNELVAADKVKAPIVIGRDHLDCGSVASPFRETEAMKDGSDAVSDWALLNALVNTASGATWVSFHHGGGVGMGFSQHAGQVIVADGTPEAAKRLERVLTNDPLMGVFRHCDAGYDEAWDCADRMNVRIPMARS; via the coding sequence ATGCAACTCCCGTTACAATTTCCGTTATCAGCGCCACACGGTTCAACTCTGCATGCTAAAGGTTGGCAGCAGGAAGCCGCCCTGCGAATGCTACTCAACAATCTCGATCCTGATGTCGCCGAGCGCCCGGAAGAATTGATTGTTTATGGCGGTCGCGGTAAAGCGGCGCGGAATATTCCCGCACTCAATGCGATTGTCAAGGAACTCCTCGCGCTGGAAAACGATCAGACATTACTCGTGCAATCTGGGAAACCAGTTGGAGTGATTCAAACTCATCCTGATGCACCGCGGGTATTGATTGCAAATTCCAATCTGGTACCAAATTGGTCTACTTGGTCGCATTTCGAGGAACTCGACCGTAAAGGCCTCATGATGTATGGGCAAATGACCGCCGGTTCTTGGATCTACATTGGCACGCAAGGAATTCTGCAAGGCACCTTTGAAACCTTTGCCGCGTTAGCGAAAAAACACTATGGCGGAACACTTAGCGGGAAGTGGGTGTTGACCGCCGGCTTAGGAGGAATGGGTGGTGCGCAACCCTTATCGGTCACCATGAATGGCGGTGTTGCGCTCTGCATCGAAGTTGATCACTCCCGTATCCAGCGACGATTAGAAACCAAGTATCTTGATGAAACCGCACCGAATCTTGACTTCGCAATATCCCGTATAAAAATGGCGCTGATGAGCAACCAAGCAGTTTCCATTGGCTTACTGGGAAATGCCGCCGACATCATTCCCGAGTTAGTGAAACGCGATTTCGTACCAGATGTTGTTACCGATCAAACCAGCGCACACGATGAGCTGAACGGATATATCCCTAATCATTTTACTTTGGAAGAAGCGCTTGAATTACGGAAATCCGATCCCGATACTTATCGCAAAGAGGCGTTCCGTGCGATGGCAGAACACTGTGAAGCAATCGTCGCGCTCAAGGATATGGGTGCGATTGCTTTCGATTACGGAAACAATCTTCGGGCAAAAGCGAAGGAAGGCGGTTTTATTCGTGCCTTTGAGTATCCCGGTTTCGTACCTGCCTACGTTCGTCCGCTCTTTTGCGAAGGGAAAGGTCCATTCCGATGGGCCGCGCTCTCCGGCGACCCGCACGATATCGCAGTCACCGACGAAGCGATTGTTGAGTTGTTTCCCCAAAACGAATCGTTACAACGCTGGATGAAACTCGCCAAAGAGCGAGTGAAGTTCCAAGGACTTCCGGCGCGCATTTGTTGGCTAGGTTATGGCGAACGCCATCTCGCTGGACTGAAATTCAACGAGTTAGTTGCCGCAGACAAAGTCAAAGCGCCGATTGTGATTGGACGCGATCATCTCGACTGTGGTAGCGTTGCCTCGCCATTCCGCGAAACCGAAGCGATGAAAGATGGCAGCGATGCCGTCTCTGACTGGGCTTTGCTCAATGCATTGGTCAACACCGCCTCCGGTGCGACTTGGGTTAGTTTCCATCATGGTGGTGGCGTTGGAATGGGTTTCAGTCAACATGCCGGACAAGTAATCGTTGCCGATGGCACGCCAGAGGCGGCAAAACGCTTGGAACGCGTTTTAACCAATGATCCGCTCATGGG